In the genome of Phycisphaerae bacterium, one region contains:
- the nikR gene encoding nickel-responsive transcriptional regulator NikR, whose amino-acid sequence MSDVVRFTVSLEKPLFDRLEKLTSQSQYGNRSEFVRDLIRHRIVEQEWDRDQVLIGTISLIYDHHARGLTERLTAQQHQFAGKVLATTHVHLDEHLCAEMIMVRGKAHEIRSLADRMAREKGVLHAELAAGTTGKQLHAHAHSH is encoded by the coding sequence ATGTCCGACGTGGTCCGCTTTACCGTCTCGCTCGAAAAACCGCTCTTCGACCGCTTGGAGAAGCTCACCTCGCAGAGCCAGTACGGCAACCGCTCGGAGTTCGTCCGCGATCTGATCCGCCACCGGATCGTCGAGCAGGAGTGGGACCGCGACCAGGTCCTGATCGGCACGATCTCCCTGATCTACGACCATCACGCCCGCGGCCTGACCGAACGCCTCACCGCTCAACAGCACCAGTTTGCCGGCAAGGTCCTGGCCACCACCCATGTTCACCTCGACGAACACCTCTGCGCCGAGATGATCATGGTCCGCGGCAAGGCCCACGAGATCAGGTCGCTGGCCGACCGCATGGCCCGTGAGAAGGGGGTCCTGCACGCCGAACTCGCCGCCGGCACCACCGGCAAGCAGCTTCACGCCCACGCCCACTCCCACTGA